In the Alteromonas sp. M12 genome, one interval contains:
- the asnS gene encoding asparagine--tRNA ligase has protein sequence MAHAPVVDVLTGKYPIGEQVVLKGWVRTRRDSKAGLSFINLHDGSCFDAIQVIALNTMQNYSDIQRLTTGCSVAVTGEVKESQGKGQSLEIEATQVDILGWVENPDTYPMSAKRHSIEYLREHAHLRARTNVIGAVTRVRNCLSQAIHRFFHEQGYFWISTPILTASDTEGAGEMFRVSTLDMMNIPKTEQGEVDYSQDFFGKETYLTVSGQLNVETYCTAMSKVYTFGPTFRAENSNTSRHLAEFWMIEPEVAFAELSDVAQLAEDLLKYVFKAVLEERADDMAFFAQHINKDVKDRMEKVIAQDFVRMDYTDAIEILKNCGKKFEFPVDWGVDLSSEHERYLAEEHVGAPIIMQNYPKDIKAFYMRINDDGKTVAAMDVLAPGIGEIIGGSQREERLDVFDQRLEEMGLDKEDYAWYRDLRRYGTVPHSGFGLGFERLVAYVTGMQNIRDVIPFPRSPGNANY, from the coding sequence ATGGCGCATGCCCCAGTGGTTGACGTGTTAACTGGCAAGTACCCAATCGGGGAACAAGTAGTTTTAAAGGGATGGGTGAGAACCCGCAGAGATTCTAAAGCAGGATTATCTTTTATCAATTTGCATGATGGAAGTTGCTTTGACGCTATTCAGGTTATTGCACTGAATACAATGCAAAATTACAGCGATATCCAGCGTCTCACTACAGGTTGCTCAGTTGCAGTTACTGGCGAAGTGAAAGAATCACAAGGTAAAGGTCAGTCGTTAGAAATAGAAGCGACCCAAGTTGACATCTTAGGTTGGGTTGAAAACCCAGACACTTACCCAATGTCAGCAAAACGCCACAGTATTGAATACCTTCGGGAACATGCGCACTTGCGTGCTAGAACCAATGTCATTGGTGCGGTAACCCGTGTTCGCAATTGTTTATCTCAAGCTATCCATCGCTTTTTCCACGAACAAGGCTATTTTTGGATCAGCACTCCCATATTGACTGCCAGTGATACTGAAGGGGCTGGTGAGATGTTCAGGGTTTCGACCTTAGATATGATGAACATCCCTAAAACCGAACAAGGTGAAGTCGATTATTCCCAAGATTTTTTCGGAAAAGAAACCTACTTAACAGTATCAGGTCAATTGAACGTTGAAACCTACTGTACAGCAATGTCCAAAGTGTACACTTTTGGGCCGACCTTTAGAGCTGAGAATTCAAACACAAGCCGCCACTTAGCGGAATTTTGGATGATCGAACCAGAAGTCGCCTTCGCAGAATTGTCTGACGTAGCGCAACTTGCCGAAGATCTTTTAAAATATGTGTTTAAAGCGGTATTGGAAGAACGTGCCGATGATATGGCTTTCTTTGCGCAACATATCAATAAAGACGTTAAAGATAGAATGGAAAAAGTGATCGCCCAAGATTTCGTCAGAATGGATTACACCGATGCCATTGAAATACTCAAAAACTGCGGTAAAAAATTCGAATTCCCAGTTGATTGGGGTGTGGACTTGTCGTCAGAACATGAGCGTTACCTTGCAGAAGAGCATGTAGGTGCGCCGATTATTATGCAGAACTATCCAAAAGATATTAAAGCATTTTATATGCGCATTAATGACGATGGCAAAACAGTGGCAGCAATGGATGTATTGGCCCCGGGTATTGGTGAAATCATCGGAGGCTCTCAGCGTGAAGAACGCCTAGACGTATTTGACCAACGACTTGAAGAAATGGGACTGGATAAAGAAGACTACGCTTGGTACCGAGACTTGCGTCGCTATGGCACAGTTCCACATTCTGGATTCGGCTTAGGCTTCGAACGCCTAGTTGCTTATGTCACAGGTATGCAGAATATTCGTGACGTAATTCCCTTCCCTCGCTCGCCAGGTAATGCAAATTATTAA
- a CDS encoding aminotransferase class V-fold PLP-dependent enzyme, with protein MSKIQKHMFEQVRTSVLLKQACKSALEYQTDTDEKAIYPSNKDLDLLSAFDGDLPENIGDANALLNLLANQGAQNTVRYSNGRYYGFVNGSALPIGLAAKWLADVWDQNAALFVMSPIAAKLESVCQQWLQQLFQLTENTVAGLVGGTSVASLCGLAAARYRQLTHLGWDIAQHGLFAAPALRIILAKQTHGTVVKMLNLLGFGQQQIEWVECDEQGRMRVDAIPPLDHSCILVLQAGNVCSGAFDDFQTIIPKAQAAKAWVHVDGAFGLWAAASAKFNELTKGVNLANSWSVDGHKTLNAPYDCGIILCADPKALTQALHQQGSYIQTSENRDNMIFTPDMSRRARGIELWACLAYLGKNGIAELVELLHQHAVYFAKNIRIAGFKVLNDVVFNQVIICADSDEITVNTLKAIQNSGVTWCGGATWMGRKVIRISICSWATTETEIDKSIAVFSECLDKHIQLANGVYK; from the coding sequence ATGTCAAAAATACAAAAACACATGTTCGAGCAAGTTCGTACTTCTGTTCTGTTAAAACAAGCCTGCAAAAGTGCACTTGAATACCAGACAGATACAGATGAAAAAGCAATCTATCCAAGCAATAAGGATTTGGATCTGCTCAGCGCATTTGATGGCGACTTACCGGAAAATATTGGCGACGCAAACGCGCTGTTAAATTTACTCGCCAATCAAGGGGCACAAAATACCGTACGTTACTCAAATGGTCGTTATTATGGCTTTGTTAATGGTTCGGCACTGCCCATAGGTTTGGCGGCAAAATGGTTAGCTGATGTTTGGGATCAAAATGCAGCGCTATTTGTCATGTCACCAATAGCGGCAAAATTAGAGAGCGTTTGCCAACAATGGTTACAACAACTATTTCAACTAACAGAAAATACTGTGGCAGGGCTAGTTGGAGGGACTTCAGTTGCCAGTTTATGCGGTTTGGCGGCTGCCCGTTATCGTCAATTAACGCATTTAGGATGGGACATTGCACAACACGGACTTTTTGCAGCGCCTGCCCTTCGCATCATTTTAGCTAAACAAACCCACGGAACTGTGGTGAAAATGTTGAATCTATTAGGATTTGGTCAACAGCAAATTGAATGGGTTGAATGTGATGAACAAGGTCGCATGCGCGTTGATGCGATTCCTCCGCTTGATCATAGTTGTATTCTCGTTTTACAGGCTGGAAACGTTTGTAGCGGGGCTTTCGATGACTTCCAAACCATCATTCCTAAAGCCCAAGCCGCTAAAGCCTGGGTGCATGTTGATGGCGCTTTCGGTTTATGGGCGGCAGCATCCGCAAAGTTTAATGAACTAACCAAAGGCGTTAATCTGGCGAATTCATGGTCTGTTGATGGTCACAAAACCTTAAATGCGCCCTACGATTGTGGAATTATTTTATGTGCAGATCCCAAAGCGTTAACGCAGGCTCTGCATCAACAAGGTTCCTATATACAAACCAGTGAAAACCGCGACAATATGATTTTTACACCTGACATGTCTAGGCGTGCCCGTGGAATAGAATTATGGGCATGTTTGGCTTATTTGGGTAAAAACGGTATTGCAGAACTTGTTGAGTTATTACATCAACATGCCGTCTACTTCGCCAAAAATATCCGAATTGCGGGTTTTAAAGTACTTAACGATGTTGTATTTAATCAAGTTATAATCTGCGCTGACTCAGATGAAATTACGGTTAATACACTCAAAGCAATTCAAAACTCTGGTGTAACCTGGTGTGGTGGCGCGACATGGATGGGCCGAAAGGTGATTAGAATTAGTATATGCTCTTGGGCAACCACAGAGACTGAAATAGATAAAAGTATCGCGGTATTTTCTGAATGTTTGGATAAACACATACAACTGGCTAACGGTGTTTATAAATGA
- a CDS encoding paraquat-inducible protein A, with the protein MSQHLSDPIHSGQTVCQQCDTSVEIPRLAHRQKAKCPCCGHVLTQHLARANQRIIMFALSALIFLLLSMPFNFLGFSSNGQNHAIGIISGLDVLIVNDYMFLAVIQLLSIIIVPAIVLLGLLLVVVPLPVNKNPATSKTILNIVYALIPWSMAEIFLIGVLVSLIKISSFADISIGLSFYAYIGFTLCMVATLLSMDKHQLYINATQTQHRRKRLPKSESIQRTWALLLTSILLYIPANTLPIMHTVFIGTDEPSTILGGVISMWQNKSYPIALVIFIASIVVPIGKLVILIWLNYCAQNGTIKKQNTRIFWYRLTEFIGRWSMVDIFAVAILVSLIQLGNTMSVFPGPAAMAFCGVVILTMLAAMTFDPRLIWSNSDAQDDRQ; encoded by the coding sequence ATGAGTCAACACTTATCCGATCCTATCCACAGCGGGCAAACGGTCTGCCAACAATGTGATACATCAGTAGAAATACCTCGTTTAGCTCATCGCCAGAAAGCAAAATGCCCATGTTGTGGGCACGTATTGACGCAACACCTCGCAAGGGCCAATCAAAGAATAATCATGTTCGCCCTTAGCGCTTTAATTTTTTTACTGTTATCAATGCCATTTAACTTTCTTGGATTTAGCAGCAACGGGCAAAATCATGCAATTGGGATCATTTCCGGCTTAGACGTATTAATCGTCAATGATTATATGTTTTTAGCGGTGATCCAATTGCTGTCTATTATCATCGTCCCCGCCATAGTATTGCTGGGTTTACTGCTAGTCGTTGTGCCATTGCCTGTAAATAAAAATCCAGCCACTTCAAAGACTATCTTAAATATCGTTTACGCCCTCATTCCATGGAGCATGGCAGAGATATTTTTGATTGGAGTACTCGTAAGTTTAATCAAAATCAGTTCTTTTGCAGATATCAGTATTGGCCTATCATTTTATGCTTACATCGGTTTCACCTTATGCATGGTAGCCACATTGTTATCCATGGATAAACACCAACTTTATATCAACGCCACCCAAACCCAACACCGCCGTAAAAGACTTCCGAAGTCCGAAAGTATACAGCGTACTTGGGCGTTATTGCTGACCTCGATATTGTTATATATTCCAGCTAACACTTTACCTATTATGCACACGGTATTTATAGGTACCGATGAACCCAGCACCATACTGGGTGGGGTCATCTCCATGTGGCAGAACAAGTCGTATCCAATTGCGTTGGTCATTTTTATTGCCAGTATAGTTGTGCCCATAGGTAAGTTGGTAATATTAATCTGGCTTAACTATTGTGCGCAAAACGGTACAATCAAAAAACAAAACACCCGTATATTTTGGTACCGATTGACAGAGTTTATAGGTCGGTGGTCAATGGTTGATATATTCGCCGTTGCGATTTTGGTTAGTCTCATTCAACTAGGCAATACCATGAGTGTATTTCCTGGTCCTGCTGCAATGGCATTTTGTGGTGTGGTGATACTAACAATGCTAGCAGCGATGACTTTCGATCCTAGATTAATTTGGAGCAATTCGGACGCACAAGATGATAGACAATAA
- the pqiB gene encoding intermembrane transport protein PqiB, with protein MIDNKNQQVSAQEADVESSRIISKFWLIPLVALSIGMWMVYHQWANQGPLINIEFVSASGIEADQTKIKTKDVEIGVVKKVELKPDLSGVIVTARMSPSAEMLLGKDSKFWLVRPRVSLNGVSGLTTLFSGPYITLEPSTEGELSTEFIAFENPPATAAGTPGLQITLNSDEELSFKAGDPIIYKGLKVGEFEDMHFDVDRRIVSYNAFIQAPYHKLITENTKFWNASGMSLDLAANGIEIKTGSIETILTNGVTFGIPEGMSTGKLVTTQASFEIYKDYKSASNKRYKLGVNFVLMIKDSIRGLTVGAPVEYRGLQIGKVIEINLPGAAQSKLLDDEFAIPVLINIQPSRMQQPDDHTGVEIVRTQTLRGIEQGLRASLKIGNIVTGGLYVDLQHYEDAEPEPLSKFLGYNVIPTTSGEFAQITQKVSGVLDNINAIPFAQMSEDASQLMQTFNATAEALKETVDTLDSLLVDVKDQQTSQNINQAAESLTSLLKDYSAGSRTNQELISTMQRFQTTLQQLTPLLQQLNQKPNSLIFSDATQPEVEPKAQSLNQETDND; from the coding sequence ATGATAGACAATAAAAACCAACAAGTAAGCGCGCAAGAAGCAGATGTAGAGTCTAGTCGAATAATCTCAAAATTTTGGCTGATTCCATTAGTCGCCCTGTCTATTGGAATGTGGATGGTGTATCACCAGTGGGCAAATCAAGGCCCGTTAATTAACATTGAGTTTGTTTCAGCCTCTGGTATTGAAGCAGATCAAACAAAGATAAAAACCAAAGATGTCGAAATTGGTGTGGTTAAAAAGGTAGAACTAAAACCCGATTTAAGTGGCGTAATTGTAACCGCAAGAATGAGCCCAAGTGCCGAAATGCTGCTTGGAAAAGATAGTAAGTTTTGGCTGGTGAGGCCCCGTGTCTCTCTTAATGGTGTATCTGGATTAACCACCCTATTTTCCGGCCCTTATATTACTTTGGAACCGAGCACCGAGGGCGAACTGTCTACTGAATTTATCGCATTTGAAAATCCCCCTGCCACAGCAGCTGGCACACCAGGATTACAGATAACCTTAAATAGTGACGAAGAACTATCCTTTAAAGCCGGTGATCCGATTATTTATAAAGGATTGAAAGTCGGTGAATTTGAAGACATGCATTTTGATGTAGATAGGCGCATCGTTTCTTACAATGCCTTTATCCAAGCGCCTTACCACAAACTTATCACTGAAAATACCAAGTTTTGGAATGCCAGCGGAATGAGTCTTGATCTTGCCGCCAATGGGATAGAAATAAAAACAGGAAGTATCGAAACCATTCTCACTAACGGTGTCACATTTGGCATTCCTGAGGGTATGTCAACGGGCAAGCTAGTCACAACACAAGCGTCATTTGAAATATATAAAGACTATAAAAGCGCTTCAAACAAAAGATATAAACTGGGGGTTAATTTTGTATTGATGATCAAAGATAGTATTCGCGGATTAACTGTCGGCGCACCTGTAGAATACCGAGGTTTGCAAATTGGTAAAGTGATTGAAATTAACCTACCAGGCGCAGCGCAGAGTAAATTACTTGATGATGAATTTGCGATTCCAGTCCTGATCAACATCCAGCCAAGCAGAATGCAGCAACCCGATGACCACACGGGTGTAGAGATTGTTAGAACACAAACATTACGTGGAATAGAACAAGGTCTTAGAGCATCCCTTAAAATTGGTAATATTGTGACCGGCGGCTTGTACGTTGATTTACAGCATTATGAGGATGCTGAACCGGAACCTCTGAGTAAGTTTCTTGGCTACAATGTGATTCCTACAACATCAGGGGAATTTGCGCAAATCACTCAAAAAGTAAGTGGTGTTTTAGACAATATAAATGCCATTCCTTTTGCCCAAATGTCTGAAGATGCGAGTCAACTAATGCAAACCTTTAATGCCACAGCTGAGGCATTAAAAGAGACCGTTGACACCCTCGATAGCCTGCTGGTTGACGTGAAGGACCAACAAACAAGTCAGAATATTAATCAAGCTGCCGAATCGCTAACTAGCTTACTCAAAGATTACTCTGCAGGGTCTAGAACTAATCAAGAATTAATTTCGACAATGCAAAGGTTTCAAACGACCTTGCAGCAACTCACTCCATTATTGCAACAACTCAACCAAAAACCGAATAGTTTAATATTCAGCGACGCTACGCAGCCAGAAGTTGAACCCAAAGCGCAATCTTTAAATCAGGAAACCGACAATGACTAA
- a CDS encoding ABC-type transport auxiliary lipoprotein family protein, with product MTKPTFYLFGLTLLLAGCASEVNTNVHYYVLDNAASISMPDDIAQRPTTVAIQTIELADYLKQASLNMQMDNHQVFYSKQHYWAQPLQTSIRNSLLNDLNKTSKTAYFVDPQLVNFKQADLILGLKINHFLPTYESKVVLAGQYWIYNDQSNRNLTDSIYNFKYELPLAENGYGHAVGKLRNLLEQLSKDIVINMENVEI from the coding sequence ATGACTAAGCCAACCTTTTACCTATTCGGGCTGACTCTGCTGCTAGCGGGTTGTGCGAGTGAAGTGAACACAAATGTGCACTATTATGTACTCGATAACGCAGCCTCTATTTCAATGCCCGATGATATTGCACAGCGCCCTACTACAGTAGCAATTCAGACTATTGAGTTGGCCGACTACCTCAAACAAGCCAGTTTGAATATGCAAATGGATAATCATCAAGTGTTCTACTCTAAACAACATTATTGGGCGCAACCATTACAAACGAGCATTCGTAATTCATTACTAAATGATCTCAATAAAACGTCGAAAACAGCCTACTTTGTTGATCCACAATTAGTTAATTTCAAACAAGCAGACTTAATATTAGGGTTAAAAATAAACCACTTTCTGCCTACATATGAATCAAAAGTGGTGTTAGCTGGACAGTATTGGATATATAATGATCAAAGCAACAGAAATTTAACTGACTCAATATATAACTTTAAGTACGAACTACCACTGGCAGAAAATGGTTATGGACATGCGGTGGGCAAACTACGAAATTTACTAGAACAGTTAAGCAAAGATATCGTAATAAACATGGAAAACGTTGAAATCTAA
- a CDS encoding GGDEF domain-containing protein yields MIRKMTKWMLAYLYLGVVGDRNSESNQQIFVSNLFSCIGYSLTLVLGISAAFGGEMVLSISLFSACFLFFLSHQIHRFKQIKNTYKISTRIIFTCLLFLMLYLVYTGGHANTGPLWIYILPPVAFFFGGLRKGLANIGLFVILISIMLFYPGEVLLNTSYTHEFKSRLIYSFLTVTLLFGFYEFSRQKFITFMQKLSDQFEQQAMQDPLTLLPNRRAMKDYLEHEYNRAQRSKVNMSLLLCDIDHFKNVNDLHGHDGGDYVLQNLSALFTSTLRKQDKISRWGGEEFLFLLPETSESDAHFLAEKIRKKVANHIFKYAGKEFSITLSIGVKEVTKNISVDKAITAADKFLYQAKEEGRNRTMPKVVHTHAD; encoded by the coding sequence ATGATCAGAAAAATGACCAAGTGGATGCTGGCTTATCTTTATTTGGGTGTTGTTGGCGATAGAAATAGCGAATCTAATCAACAAATATTTGTCTCCAATCTTTTTTCCTGCATTGGCTATAGTCTCACTCTTGTTTTAGGTATTTCCGCCGCTTTCGGTGGCGAAATGGTGTTATCCATCTCTCTTTTTTCAGCCTGTTTTTTATTCTTTTTAAGTCACCAAATCCATCGATTTAAACAAATTAAAAATACCTACAAAATATCTACACGCATTATTTTCACATGTTTGTTATTTTTAATGCTTTATTTAGTTTACACCGGTGGCCATGCCAACACTGGACCATTATGGATTTATATTCTGCCTCCTGTAGCTTTCTTTTTTGGCGGTTTGCGTAAAGGCTTAGCCAACATTGGCCTATTTGTTATTTTGATTAGCATCATGTTGTTCTATCCAGGCGAAGTTTTATTAAATACATCCTACACCCACGAATTTAAGTCACGTTTAATTTATTCCTTTTTAACGGTTACTTTATTATTTGGCTTCTACGAATTTTCACGGCAAAAATTCATTACTTTTATGCAAAAATTAAGTGACCAATTCGAACAACAAGCAATGCAAGATCCCCTTACGTTGTTACCAAACCGCAGGGCCATGAAAGATTATTTAGAACACGAATACAATCGTGCACAGCGCAGTAAAGTCAATATGTCGTTATTACTGTGCGACATTGATCACTTTAAAAATGTAAATGACCTCCACGGCCACGACGGTGGAGATTACGTACTACAAAACTTATCGGCGCTATTTACCTCAACGTTGCGTAAACAAGACAAGATATCTCGATGGGGAGGAGAAGAGTTTTTATTCCTTTTGCCAGAAACCAGCGAATCTGACGCACACTTTTTAGCAGAAAAAATACGCAAGAAAGTGGCTAATCATATTTTCAAATATGCTGGCAAAGAATTTAGTATTACCTTGAGTATCGGTGTTAAAGAAGTAACCAAGAATATAAGCGTAGATAAAGCTATCACAGCTGCGGATAAGTTTTTGTATCAAGCCAAAGAAGAAGGACGTAACCGCACCATGCCTAAAGTCGTCCACACCCATGCAGATTAA
- a CDS encoding MMPL family transporter, with protein MKNIADNLVHLCTHKPKSVYAILLLFVVLLAAQIPRIQIDTDPENMLDAEHPARVFHNQIKQTFSMHDAIVVGVVNTQDENGVFKPDVLSDIFDITKTIMSLDGVVSADVMSISTVDNISQEGTGAIRFEWMMPTPPETIAVSQQIQHNLSRLPLLQDTLASNNGKAAAIYVPILDKNESFNIAEQIRGAIEKRDSSAQWYITGLPVAEDQFGFEMFVQMGISAPLAGLTIFILLFIFFRNIPLIIAPMIVAMATVIITMGALIGMGFTVHIMSSMIAIFLMPIAVVDSVHILSEFSDRHKPGEDLQATIEEVVGHLFTPMLYTSITSSVGFYSLMLTPIPPVQIFGAFVGSGILLAFLITITFMPAYLSRMSEKSLQSLQDVMHSQQSGGTRIAKLAGALGKIAMNFKGALILSFSVVFAISVWGITQIQINDNPVRWFKPDHEIRIADKVLNENFAGTYDAYIVLSQHSSLVPVENLLSKNLPASLTNWQQATLEKLRDEPLNEQYQQLIIEIEDKMFTDLSSQEEQFLNDLLNLTEKALSQSKAFQSPQLLAYIESLQTALQASGLVGKSNSLADVTKVVNRELRSGEAKDYQIPNSPQAVAQTLMQYQSSHRPNDLWHFVTPDYQQTLVWLQLSSGDNQDMTEVIQLVDDYVANNPLPANIELGWAGKAYINVIWQENMVAGMLDSLISAFIIVFVMMVILFRSLVYGVLAMLPLTITITFIYGLIGIIGKDYDMPIAVLSALTLGLSVDFAIHFLERARALFKQTKDVKQTLALMFQEPATAITRNALVIALGFTPLLFAPLVPYITVGVFLASIMAISALVTLLILPAVMSLAKQLVFKN; from the coding sequence ATGAAAAATATAGCCGATAATTTAGTGCATTTATGCACTCACAAACCTAAATCTGTATATGCAATATTGTTGCTTTTTGTGGTGTTATTAGCGGCCCAGATCCCTCGAATTCAAATAGATACAGATCCAGAAAACATGCTGGATGCAGAGCACCCTGCACGAGTGTTTCATAATCAAATTAAGCAAACATTTAGTATGCACGATGCAATAGTTGTTGGGGTGGTTAATACACAAGATGAAAACGGTGTGTTTAAGCCTGATGTGCTTTCTGACATTTTTGACATTACAAAGACAATTATGTCATTGGACGGGGTTGTTTCCGCTGATGTCATGTCAATTTCAACAGTTGACAATATCAGTCAGGAAGGAACAGGGGCGATTCGTTTTGAATGGATGATGCCCACCCCACCGGAAACCATTGCAGTTAGTCAACAGATACAACACAACTTGTCCCGTCTGCCCTTGTTACAAGACACTTTGGCATCAAACAACGGTAAAGCCGCTGCGATTTACGTACCTATTTTAGATAAAAACGAAAGTTTTAATATTGCTGAACAAATTCGCGGCGCAATCGAAAAACGTGATAGCAGCGCACAGTGGTATATTACTGGGTTGCCTGTTGCCGAAGACCAATTTGGTTTCGAGATGTTTGTGCAAATGGGAATTTCAGCGCCCCTAGCAGGCTTAACTATATTCATTCTATTGTTTATTTTCTTCCGCAATATTCCGTTAATTATCGCGCCTATGATAGTGGCGATGGCAACCGTCATTATTACCATGGGGGCATTAATAGGAATGGGATTCACTGTTCATATCATGTCATCCATGATTGCGATTTTTCTAATGCCGATTGCGGTGGTAGATTCAGTACATATTTTATCGGAATTCAGTGACCGTCATAAACCAGGAGAAGATCTTCAGGCCACGATTGAGGAAGTGGTAGGACATTTATTTACGCCCATGCTGTACACCTCAATAACCTCTTCCGTAGGGTTCTATTCATTAATGTTAACTCCTATTCCTCCGGTACAAATATTTGGTGCTTTTGTAGGTTCAGGTATCCTACTCGCGTTTTTAATTACCATTACCTTTATGCCTGCTTATCTGTCGAGAATGAGTGAAAAGTCGCTACAAAGTTTACAGGATGTGATGCATAGCCAGCAAAGTGGCGGTACTAGAATTGCAAAACTTGCAGGCGCTTTGGGTAAGATTGCAATGAACTTCAAAGGCGCATTGATATTGAGTTTTTCAGTGGTGTTCGCCATCTCCGTGTGGGGAATTACCCAAATTCAAATAAACGATAACCCGGTGCGATGGTTCAAACCTGATCATGAAATTCGCATAGCCGATAAAGTCTTAAACGAAAATTTTGCAGGTACTTACGATGCCTACATAGTGCTAAGTCAGCATTCATCTTTGGTGCCTGTAGAGAACTTATTATCAAAAAATCTCCCCGCAAGCTTAACCAATTGGCAACAGGCAACTTTAGAAAAGCTTAGAGATGAGCCGCTAAATGAACAATATCAGCAACTTATCATTGAAATAGAAGATAAGATGTTTACTGATTTAAGCTCACAAGAAGAACAATTTTTAAACGACTTGTTAAACCTGACAGAGAAAGCCCTGAGCCAGTCAAAAGCTTTTCAGTCTCCGCAATTACTTGCCTACATAGAGTCTTTACAAACAGCTTTGCAGGCATCAGGCTTGGTCGGTAAATCTAATTCCCTAGCCGATGTGACTAAAGTGGTGAATCGCGAACTCAGATCTGGCGAAGCCAAGGATTACCAGATCCCGAATTCACCGCAAGCTGTGGCGCAAACCCTAATGCAATATCAATCTTCTCATCGTCCTAATGACTTGTGGCATTTTGTCACGCCCGATTACCAACAAACTCTGGTTTGGTTGCAATTAAGCAGTGGCGATAACCAAGATATGACTGAGGTAATCCAGTTAGTAGACGATTATGTAGCCAACAACCCACTGCCAGCGAATATTGAACTAGGCTGGGCAGGCAAAGCCTATATTAATGTCATTTGGCAAGAAAATATGGTTGCAGGCATGCTCGATAGTTTAATAAGCGCATTTATTATTGTATTTGTGATGATGGTAATTTTGTTCAGATCCTTAGTATATGGTGTGCTTGCGATGCTGCCGCTAACAATTACCATCACCTTCATTTATGGATTGATTGGTATTATTGGCAAAGATTACGATATGCCAATCGCAGTGTTGTCTGCATTAACACTTGGTTTGTCAGTTGATTTTGCGATCCACTTTTTAGAAAGGGCCCGCGCCTTATTTAAACAAACCAAGGATGTGAAACAAACATTGGCCTTGATGTTTCAAGAACCGGCTACCGCAATCACTCGTAACGCGTTAGTTATCGCCCTAGGATTTACCCCCTTGCTCTTTGCTCCACTTGTTCCCTATATCACCGTGGGAGTATTTTTAGCTAGCATAATGGCAATTTCGGCCTTGGTGACGCTACTTATCTTGCCCGCTGTGATGTCGTTAGCAAAACAATTGGTTTTTAAAAACTAG
- a CDS encoding outer membrane lipoprotein-sorting protein, which yields MSRFTLFTLSLFMSLPTLAAIDVAELISSAEKVAYYSGEDGRSDARMMIVDSQGRKQMRQFTILRRDVEDNGDQQMMVFFSRPTDVKDTVFRVEKHADIAIDDDRWLYLPALDLVKRISAGDKRTSFVGSHFFYEDVSGRAVSEDNFELLNETAEHYILKATPKSANSVEFSYYQVSIDKQSKLPVNIDFFNEDGVNYRRVEAIKIEDIQGFPTVVRSKVSDLMNGGYTLMEFRNISYDLGLPDDVFSERSLRTPPRQWLD from the coding sequence ATGTCTAGATTTACATTATTTACTTTATCGTTATTTATGTCGTTACCGACCCTTGCTGCTATTGATGTTGCCGAATTAATTAGCAGCGCTGAAAAAGTGGCTTATTACAGTGGAGAAGACGGTCGCTCAGATGCACGTATGATGATTGTCGATTCTCAGGGACGCAAACAAATGCGTCAATTCACCATTCTCAGACGAGATGTTGAAGACAATGGTGATCAACAGATGATGGTATTTTTCAGTCGTCCAACAGATGTAAAAGACACTGTATTTAGAGTGGAAAAACATGCAGATATTGCAATAGACGATGACCGTTGGCTGTACTTACCTGCGCTGGATTTGGTTAAGCGCATTTCGGCTGGCGATAAACGCACGTCCTTTGTGGGATCGCATTTTTTCTATGAAGATGTGTCAGGCCGTGCCGTATCAGAGGATAACTTTGAATTACTGAATGAAACCGCTGAACACTACATCTTAAAAGCAACCCCGAAGTCAGCAAATAGCGTTGAATTTAGCTACTATCAAGTCAGTATCGATAAACAATCAAAGCTACCTGTGAATATTGATTTTTTCAATGAAGATGGGGTTAATTACCGACGTGTTGAAGCGATTAAAATCGAAGATATTCAAGGTTTCCCTACCGTTGTCCGCTCGAAAGTAAGTGATTTGATGAACGGCGGTTATACATTAATGGAATTTAGAAATATCAGTTACGATTTAGGACTTCCGGACGATGTATTTTCGGAACGCAGTTTACGCACGCCTCCACGTCAATGGCTAGACTAA